In the genome of Thunnus thynnus chromosome 6, fThuThy2.1, whole genome shotgun sequence, the window ATGCTGCTTCCTGCAGCGTGTGCTACGCCAGAACTCAGCATCCAACATCGGTCAACCAAGTGAGCTGCACCCTTTCCACCCTCCTCAGACCCCAATGGTGAGGAAGGAATCGCTGCTGTGTCCTGTCAGGATCTCGAAAGTTTACCTTTatcagacacatgcacacaggagAACAGACCAACTGTCTGTTACCAACCTGACTGCGTTAGGCAACCAGTCACCAAGGATAGATTGTCTCATTGGATTGTCTCACAATCCAGCAGATATAAAAGGGGGAAGGCAGGACAGCTCTATCTGAGATTTGTTTGGGGCTTCTGGGTTGACCCTGTGACTTCACATGAACCTGGCAGCCCAACACTTGGCTCACCATAGCAGCACATGGCTTAACTTAGCGATCCTCCAGGGCCACAGGCCATACAAAATGGACTCTCGTTTGGAGTGATGTCCTGTGACAGCTAGCTTTGCACCTGAGCTGCTGAACTGAGTTGTCTTCCAGCTGTTTCATAGCTGGTCATAGTATCATCTGAGCTGTGGTAGTGTCTAACACCTGGGTCATAACTGGTACAGAGTGTATTTGCTGTATGTAAATATGATCTGAGTACAGGGGTGagcactgctgcagctgttctCTGCACAGTCTGAGGAAACCAGCAACCTTCTTTATATCTGATTATGAAAAACAACTGAGAGTATGAATTGTATTGTCTTACTTAATTGTACCTtacagtctgacctctgaccttgtCTTGCAGCCCTGCATGCTGGATGACCTGTCGTGCCACGCAAGCATACTCAGGGTTCATCTCCACGGTAATCAGCCTTGTTGCTGGTGGCAACAGCCTGCTGATACGGACAGCAGAGTAACCACAGTATGTTCCCAACTCCAGCACTGTGGATGGAGAGGTTTCCATGACAATGGAGTCCAAGATGGCTCCTGGgagatggacagagagaaaagtgatCAATGGCAATATTCAAATccaaaactctgtgtgtgtgtgtgtgtgtgagagtgtgtgtgtgtacctttcTCGTCTCCTACGTTCATGGCCCACTCTGTGTGTATACAGAAGTGATCAATGGTTGTGATGACGCTGTCTGGATTTCCCCTGACTGCATTTAGACTGACAGCCTGAAGGAGGCGCTGAggggcagacagacagaccatcAGACCGATAGAGAGAcaaacagtcagtcagacagttaAACAAACAGGTTCTCAGAGGTTACCTGGGGTCGTGATTTTCTGGTTAGGAGATCGAGTGTTGTCTCCAGCAGGACATCGTACCATAGCAGTGCCAGAGTGGCGTTAGTCTGAACCAACCAGGGAATCAACCGACGACACAAAATGTACAGACCAACCAGAACCACCGGCACTATTAGCAGCAACATgctgagacacagagacagagagagagacatcatAAGTAGCAGCAGTATTATCAGTAATAGCtgcagtattatcagtagtagcagcagtattatcagtaatagctgcagtattatcagtagtagcagcagtattaACAGTAGTATCAGTAactcagtagtagtagtagtattatcagtaatagctgcagtattatcagtagtagcagcagtattatcagtagtatcagtaactcagtagtagtagtagtattatcagtagtatcagtaactcagtagtagtagtagtattatcagtagcagcagtattatcagtagtagtagtattatcgGTAGTATCAGTAACtcagtagtagcagcagtattatcagtagtagtagtattatcagtagtatcTGTAACtcagtagtagcagcagtattatcagtagtagtagtattatcagtagtatcagtaactcagtagtagcagcagtattatcagtagtagtagtattatcagtagtatcagtaactcagtagtagcagtagtattatcagtagtagtagtattatcagtagtatcagtaactcagtagtagcagtagtattatcagtagtagtagtattatcagtagtatcagtaactcggcagtagcagtagtattatcagtagtagtagtattatcagtagtatcTGTAACtcagtagtagcagcagtat includes:
- the comta gene encoding catechol O-methyltransferase A isoform X2; this encodes MLLLIVPVVLVGLYILCRRLIPWLVQTNATLALLWYDVLLETTLDLLTRKSRPQRLLQAVSLNAVRGNPDSVITTIDHFCIHTEWAMNVGDEKGAILDSIVMETSPSTVLELGTYCGYSAVRISRLLPPATRLITVEMNPEYACVARQVIQHAGLQDKVCVLEGESADLIPKMADMFGIQTFDLVFLDHWKDRYLPDIRLLEHCGLLAKGSVVLADNVVCPGAPDYLKYVRSNLKYNSRFYQAHLEYTRVLDGLERSEYLGARQIIRETDAQTDR
- the comta gene encoding catechol O-methyltransferase A isoform X1 encodes the protein MDDFCMLLLIVPVVLVGLYILCRRLIPWLVQTNATLALLWYDVLLETTLDLLTRKSRPQRLLQAVSLNAVRGNPDSVITTIDHFCIHTEWAMNVGDEKGAILDSIVMETSPSTVLELGTYCGYSAVRISRLLPPATRLITVEMNPEYACVARQVIQHAGLQDKVCVLEGESADLIPKMADMFGIQTFDLVFLDHWKDRYLPDIRLLEHCGLLAKGSVVLADNVVCPGAPDYLKYVRSNLKYNSRFYQAHLEYTRVLDGLERSEYLGARQIIRETDAQTDR